From Musa acuminata AAA Group cultivar baxijiao chromosome BXJ3-8, Cavendish_Baxijiao_AAA, whole genome shotgun sequence, one genomic window encodes:
- the LOC135644321 gene encoding 1-aminocyclopropane-1-carboxylate oxidase-like: MAIPVIDFSKLKGKQRAETLAQIANGCEEWGFFQLVNHGIPVELLDRVKKVCSECYRLRAKGFKGSKPVQLLNKLVEKEGEEADVKRLDNVDWEDVFLLQDDNEWPSNPPEFSEIMKEYREELRKLAEKVMEVMDENMGFENGYIKKVFSGNGEHQPFFGTKVSHYPPCPRLDLVNGLRAHTDAGGVILLFQDDQVGGLQILKDGKWIDVQPVANAIVINTGDQIEVLSNGRYKSVWHRVLTTSDGNRRSIASFYNPSLKATITPGISNDDAPALYPKFVFGDYMEVYVKQKFTAKEPRFDAVRAM; this comes from the exons ATGGCCATTCCAGTCATTGATTTCTCAAAgttgaagggcaagcaaagagccGAAACTTTGGCACAGATTGCCAATGGATGTGAAGAATGGGGATTCTTTCAG CTGGTGAACCATGGGATTCCGGTGGAGCTTCTGGATCGCGTGAAGAAGGTATGCTCGGAGTGCTATCGGCTCAGAGCGAAGGGCTTCAAGGGATCCAAACCAGTGCAGCTGTTGAACAAACTGGTGGAAAAAGAAGGGGAAGAGGCCGATGTTAAGCGCTTGGATAACGTGGACTGGGAGGATGTTTTCCTTCTCCAGGACGACAACGAATGGCCGTCCAACCCTCCGGAGTTCAG CGAGATCATGAAGGAGTACAGGGAAGAGCTGAGGAAGCTGGCTGAGAAGGTGATGGAAGTAATGGATGAGAATATGGGGTTTGAGAATGGCTACATCAAGAAAGTATTCTCAGGAAACGGTGAGCACCAGCCCTTCTTCGGCACCAAGGTGAGCCACTATCCGCCATGCCCGCGCCTGGACCTCGTAAACGGCCTTCGCGCCCACaccgatgctggcggtgtcatCCTCCTCTTCCAGGACGACCAAGTTGGTGGCCTCCAGATCCTAAAAGATGGGAAGTGGATCGATGTGCAGCCTGTGGCCAATGCCATCGTCATCAACACCGGAGACCAGATCGAAGTACTCAGCAACGGTCGCTACAAGAGCGTGTGGCACCGCGTGCTCACGACCAGCGATGGCAACCGCCGCTCCATTGCTTCGTTCTACAACCCCTCCTTGAAGGCCACCATCACTCCGGGAATCAGCAACGACGACGCTCCAGCTTTGTACCCCAAGTTTGTTTTCGGGGATTACATGGAGGTGTACGTGAAGCAGAAGTTCACGGCCAAAGAGCCCAGGTTTGATGCAGTGAGAGCTATGTAA